One Rhinoraja longicauda isolate Sanriku21f chromosome 21, sRhiLon1.1, whole genome shotgun sequence genomic region harbors:
- the c21h8orf33 gene encoding UPF0488 protein C8orf33 homolog isoform X2: MEEAPKERMEAALDGGVQQLQADICQLMVTAQDPSPGPVEIQHHGLDSSSVAEHRSCSHRCNFQFNFTIPEGGSEDPAGTPPAHEVRSSCTGDSGTAQQGRSGDTSDCLPATGEERPLCRGAASQDDEFKFNFAIPVAGADVNRTGESTADPTQSQQLGNVESTASKSTRKKKKRNRTQSTKPQAGIPKDPEQLSQNSQQEVRNSMGLSPEEQLQREVDWCIEQLELGLQSQKNTQKQGEEAVRALRTLHSKRPPLVKKRQLMRSMFGDYRKKMEEERQRQFRLMLTATKSASIKSVKEQTRSKVLGKIATKSPKVDAAPASSSVSPEKITVEAGEPAPFRFNFF; the protein is encoded by the exons ATGGAGGAG GCCCCTAAAGAGAGGATGGAGGCAGCGCTGGATGGAGGTGTGCAGCAGCTGCAGGCTGACATCTGCCAGCTCATGGTGACAGCACAAG atccgaGTCCGGGCCCTGTGGAGATTCAGCACCACGGTCTGGACAGCAGCAGTGTTGCAGAGCACCGCAGTTGCAGCCACCGGTGCAACTTCCAGTTCAACTTCACCATTCcggagggtgggagtgaggacCCTGCGGGAACGCCGCCAGCTCACGAGGTCAGAAGCTCCTGCACTGGGGATTCTGGCACAGCACAGCAGGGTCGGAGCGGTGACACCAGTGATTGTCTTCCTGCTACCGGAGAAGAGCGGCCACTGTGTAGGGGAGCAGCAAGCCAGGACGATGAATTTAAGTTTAATTTTGCAATCCCTGTGGCAGGTGCTGATGTTAATCGCACAGGAGAGTCGACGGCTGATCCCACACAAAGTCAGCAGCTCGGGAATGTGGAAAGTACAGCTTCCAAATCCACGCGGAAGAAAAAGAAGAGAAATAGAACGCAGAGCACTAAACCCCAAGCTGGAATCCCCAAAGACCCGGAGCAGCTGAGCCAGAACAGTCAGCAGGAAGTGAGGAACAGCATGGGTCTG TCTCCGGAGGAGCAGCTCCAGCGAGAGGTGGACTGGTGCATCGAGCAGTTGGAGCTGGGACTGCAGTCTCAGAAAAACACTCAGAAACAAG GCGAGGAGGCCGTCCGTGCACTGCGCACCCTgcacagcaagaggccgccactCGTCAAGAAGCGGCAGCTGATGAGATCCATGTTTGGGGactacaggaagaagatggaagAGGAGAGGCAGAGGCAGTTCAGGCTGATGCTGACAG CTACAAAATCGGCCAGCATTAAATCGGTTAAAGAGCAAACCAGGAGCAAAGTGTTGGGGAAAATTGCAACTAAATCACCAAAGGTTGATGCGGCCCCTGCATCGAGCTCCGTGAGTCCCGAGAAGATCACGGTCGAGGCAGGAGAGCCGGCTCCATTCCGGTTTAATTTCTTCTGA
- the c21h8orf33 gene encoding UPF0488 protein C8orf33 homolog isoform X1, whose translation MAQSISPQRPLLQAPKERMEAALDGGVQQLQADICQLMVTAQDPSPGPVEIQHHGLDSSSVAEHRSCSHRCNFQFNFTIPEGGSEDPAGTPPAHEVRSSCTGDSGTAQQGRSGDTSDCLPATGEERPLCRGAASQDDEFKFNFAIPVAGADVNRTGESTADPTQSQQLGNVESTASKSTRKKKKRNRTQSTKPQAGIPKDPEQLSQNSQQEVRNSMGLSPEEQLQREVDWCIEQLELGLQSQKNTQKQGEEAVRALRTLHSKRPPLVKKRQLMRSMFGDYRKKMEEERQRQFRLMLTATKSASIKSVKEQTRSKVLGKIATKSPKVDAAPASSSVSPEKITVEAGEPAPFRFNFF comes from the exons ATGGCTCAGTCAATCTCTCCACAACGTCCTCTGTTACAGGCCCCTAAAGAGAGGATGGAGGCAGCGCTGGATGGAGGTGTGCAGCAGCTGCAGGCTGACATCTGCCAGCTCATGGTGACAGCACAAG atccgaGTCCGGGCCCTGTGGAGATTCAGCACCACGGTCTGGACAGCAGCAGTGTTGCAGAGCACCGCAGTTGCAGCCACCGGTGCAACTTCCAGTTCAACTTCACCATTCcggagggtgggagtgaggacCCTGCGGGAACGCCGCCAGCTCACGAGGTCAGAAGCTCCTGCACTGGGGATTCTGGCACAGCACAGCAGGGTCGGAGCGGTGACACCAGTGATTGTCTTCCTGCTACCGGAGAAGAGCGGCCACTGTGTAGGGGAGCAGCAAGCCAGGACGATGAATTTAAGTTTAATTTTGCAATCCCTGTGGCAGGTGCTGATGTTAATCGCACAGGAGAGTCGACGGCTGATCCCACACAAAGTCAGCAGCTCGGGAATGTGGAAAGTACAGCTTCCAAATCCACGCGGAAGAAAAAGAAGAGAAATAGAACGCAGAGCACTAAACCCCAAGCTGGAATCCCCAAAGACCCGGAGCAGCTGAGCCAGAACAGTCAGCAGGAAGTGAGGAACAGCATGGGTCTG TCTCCGGAGGAGCAGCTCCAGCGAGAGGTGGACTGGTGCATCGAGCAGTTGGAGCTGGGACTGCAGTCTCAGAAAAACACTCAGAAACAAG GCGAGGAGGCCGTCCGTGCACTGCGCACCCTgcacagcaagaggccgccactCGTCAAGAAGCGGCAGCTGATGAGATCCATGTTTGGGGactacaggaagaagatggaagAGGAGAGGCAGAGGCAGTTCAGGCTGATGCTGACAG CTACAAAATCGGCCAGCATTAAATCGGTTAAAGAGCAAACCAGGAGCAAAGTGTTGGGGAAAATTGCAACTAAATCACCAAAGGTTGATGCGGCCCCTGCATCGAGCTCCGTGAGTCCCGAGAAGATCACGGTCGAGGCAGGAGAGCCGGCTCCATTCCGGTTTAATTTCTTCTGA